The DNA sequence AGTCCGTCTCACCGGGTTTTCCAGGGGGGAGTGCCCCTGGAGAACTTCAAACGGATCGTATCCCTGGTTGAGCTGGTCGAGGACTTCCTGCTGCCATTTTGATTTCATGGTGGCAGCCAGCAGTTCCGTTTCGGTGATCAGGAAAATCTTGTACCAGGGGCCGACAATGTAGGAGTCGAGCATCAGGATTGCGCCTGATTCTACGTCTTCTGTCATTACTGTTCGTATTCTGAAGAAAGATCAAGCGAGAGGAGTTGAGACACTGGAACAATAGCAGTCCCGTGTCCGATACACTTAAATTAAGACGGCTCCATGGTAGTGTTCGTGTGAATATTACGCAAGTCGTCTCAGTGGATCGATATTTGCCTTGGGAATACAGACAGCGATGTGAGAGAGGAGTTACTGATCCGACCAGACGGCCAGTTCATTGCCTGAGGGTTCCTGAAACTGGAAACGCCTGCCGCCGGGAAAGGAGAAGATCGGTTTGACGATCTTGCCGCCCGCTGCTTCCACTTTGCTGAGCGTCTCCTCCAGATTCTGACTAAAGAAAACGAGCAGGGCCCCGCCCGCATCAGTGGTGGAGCAGAGGTCGGACTGAAAAAAGCCGCCTTCCAGGCCTGCATCCGCGAAGGCCGTGTATTCCGGGCCATAGTCGGTGAACGACCAGCCGAAGACAGTTTCGAAGAAGGCTTTGGTGGCAGGGAGATCCCGGGCAGGGAATTCGACGTAGTTGAGACGCTCGTGGTCAGGCATGAAGGGGGCTCCAGACGAAAGGATGTGTTGGCGTCAGCTTAGGTGATCGCGGTCTGGAATTGTAGTCTGAGCAGCGTTTTTCCCGTCGGTTCGTGGATGGATTCCGAGAGAGGCTGAAAGCCGTATCGTTCATAAAAGCGGCGTCCGATTGCATTGGCTGCGAACACTTCCACCTCCAGGTTTCCCCGTAACTCCCGGGCCTGATCCATCAACGCCCGTCCGGCCCCGGTGCCCTGGTGTGGGGGATCGACGAAGATCGCGCCCACTTCGTTGC is a window from the Gimesia benthica genome containing:
- a CDS encoding VOC family protein, with amino-acid sequence MPDHERLNYVEFPARDLPATKAFFETVFGWSFTDYGPEYTAFADAGLEGGFFQSDLCSTTDAGGALLVFFSQNLEETLSKVEAAGGKIVKPIFSFPGGRRFQFQEPSGNELAVWSDQ
- a CDS encoding GNAT family N-acetyltransferase, translated to MNRTVREHQADDLQDLLAAWESATRLAHPFLTDNFLDQERRNIPELYLPNAETWVMEQDQRVIGFIALLGNEVGAIFVDPPHQGTGAGRALMDQARELRGNLEVEVFAANAIGRRFYERYGFQPLSESIHEPTGKTLLRLQFQTAIT